AACCTGCAGTTCTTCTTCGACGAGGAACTTTCGCCAGAGCAGCGCGACCGCAAACGTGCCGAGCTTATCCGAGAGGCCCTTAAGGATGTTGAACCTTGAGGACCTTGGCGAGGAAGGGTTCCTTGAGCGGCTTGCGACCTGGGTAAAAACCAGGAATCCTGCGGTTCGTATAAGCATTGGCGACGATGCCCTGGTGCTTAGAGACGGGACGGTTGTTACCTCGGATTCATACGAGGAGGGCGTTCACTTCTCACGGCTCTACTTCTCGCCAGAGGATATAGGCTTCAAGGCAGCCGCAGCGACGCTCTCGGACCTAGCCGCTATGGGTGCAGAACCTATCTGTTTCTTGCTGAATCTTTTTGCGCCCCCTCGCTGCGAGATAGATTTCCTTAAGCGTCTCTATAGCGGTATGGAAGAGGTTTGTGGTCGGTTGGGAGTAGAGATTGCAGGAGGGGATAGCGTTGCGTCAGATAAGCTGATCTTAAGCTGCACCGCACTGGGCAAGACCACCGATCCTCTGCTTCGCTCAGGGGCTTTAGCAGGCGACCTGCTTTATCTCTCCGGATTCCCAGGCCTGTCTCGAGTTGGGCAGCAGGCACTGCGTAGGGGAGTAGAAGGGTTTGAGGACGCAAAGCGCCGCCATCTTAGGCCCCAGCCGCGTATTGCTCTGGGGATAGCGCTTAGGGGAAAGGTCTCGGCGTGCATGGACGTATCTGACGGAATCTCGACCGATGCAGGCAGATTGGCCAAGGCAAGCAAGGTCAAGCTCGTTGTGGAGTATGAACGCCTGCCGCGCCATCCAGAACTTCTGGCTTTTGCCGAGCAGTACGGCGGTCACTGGGATTCGCTGGCACTCAACGGGGGAGAGGACTACGAATTGCTCTTTACTGCGTCCCACGACCTCCCCGATTGCATTGCAGACCTGCCCATCCACCGGATCGGACGCATAGAGGAGGGGAAGGGTGCTTTCCTTGAGATCGGTGGCGAACTGAGGCCTTTGCTTCCCAAGGGTTGGGACCACTTTAGCAAATAAGCCACGCAACTATCCCACTTTTCAGTCGCGATACCTCCAGTAATAATTTAATATAAAATATAGTAGTATCTTTATGAAGGACTTGACAAACATTCAAAATAGCGTATATTTTTGTGATATGCAACCGGTCGAGAAAACAACAAAGAAAGGAGAAGGTCATGAAAAAGATCCTCCTAATCAGCATGCTCCTTATAGTGGGAGCAGCCTTTGCGGCATCAACAATGCCTACCCAGACCAATATAGGCCCAACCAGCGCTCTCCAGGCCCTGACCATCTACTGCTGGGAAGGCACAGCTACAGCTGTCTGGGATCGCTTTGAGATCTTCTACCACAAAGAAACCGGCGAGATGTGGGGAACCTGGTACCGCGGCGAAAATGAAGGCGGCTGGATTGAAGGCTTTGGCGAGCCTGACCCGGCCGGTAAAAGCGCAAACTGGTATATTGGATCAGGCAGTTTCGGCGGAGATGACAGTGGGAAGTGGAAAGGACTCTTCAAACTGAACGATGAATGTCGAGGCGACGTCTGGAATCTCTGGATTATAGGCGAGTTTTACGGATGGTCCTGCGAATAGGCCTTTAGCTTAAAAACCTCGGTTGGTTGCATGTGTCTTTGAGAAAGAACCGGTATACGACCGGTCGAAAAAAACACAAAAGGAGAAAGACATGAAAAGGACCCTTTCAATCGCGTTGCTCCTCATGGTAGGAGCAGCCTTTGCGGCATCAACGATGCCTACCCAGATCAATATAGGCACAACCAGTGATCTCCAGAGCCTGACCATCTACTGCTGGGAAGGCACAGCCTCGGTTCTATGGGATCGCTTCGAGATCTTCTACCACAAGGAAACCGGCGAGATGTGGGGCACCTGGTATCGCAAAGAGGATGAAGGTGGTTGGATTGAAGGCTATGGCGAGCCAGCCCCCACCGGTCCAGCTAAGAACTGGATCATCGGTAAAGGCATCTTCGACGGCGATGACAGCGGCGGCTGGGAAGGAACCTTCATCCTTGACCGCCGATGCTGGGGTAACGTCTGGAACATGATGGTTATCGGCATCTTTGAAGGTCGAGCTTGTCCATAAACCCTTAGCTTAAAAAACCTCGGCCGGTTGCATGTGTCTTTGAGAAAGAGTCGTATGCAGCCGGTCGAGAAAAACAAAGAAAGGAGAAAGACATGAAAAAGATCCTTTCAATCGCTACGCTCCTCATGGTAGGAGCAGCCTTTGCGGCATCAACGATGCCTACCCAGACCAATATAGGTCCAACCAGCGATGTCCAGGCCCTGACCATCTACTGCTGGGAAGGCACGGCTTCAGCTATATGGGATCGCTTCGAGATCTTCTACCACAAAGAAACCGGCGAGATGTGGGGAACCTGGTATCGCGGAGAAGACGAAGGCGGTTGGATTGAAGGCTTTGGCGAGCCGGACCCGACCGCTCCAGCTAAGAACTGGATTGCAGGATCAGGGCGCTTCGACGGCGACGACCGCGGAGAGTGGAAAGGAACCTTCATACTTGACAGCCGATGCTGGGGCAACGTCTGGAACATGATGGTTATCGGCACCTTTAGAGGTCGAGCTTGTCCATAAACCTTTAGCTTAAAAAACCTTCGCCCGGTTGCATGCATTAAATGCTCCTTTTAGCCTGCGGCTAAAAGATCGCAGTAACGTAAGGGCCGATCTTGACGCCTTCGATGCCCGCTTTGCGTCAGGTCGGCCCGCCCTTATGATTCGACCCCCCACCTAGATGCTCAACTCGGAGGGCTCAATCCTTTCGTTTCTATTACCTCTTCCATCATCTCTTGGGCGTTCGCGCGGTGGCCCCGAAAACACACTCTGCGTCGTTGGCTTATTCAAATTTGTAATATTAAGCCACACTACTTGACAATGTGATTTTTTTATGTAAAATTCCACAATATGCAGCCGGTCGAGAAAACAACAAAAAAGGAGAAAGACATGAAAAAGATCATTATGCTCGCCCTGCTGGTGGTAGCAGTGATCGCTTTCGCCGCGTCTTCTAACCCCGCAGAGAAAACCGAACTCCAGAACCCTGTCGATCACATCATGTACATAGGCTGGTCCGGTACAGGAACCGGTGCCTGGCAAAAATTCGAGATTTACTACGATCGTGATACCCGCATCTTTGAAGGCAAGTGGTGGTATGACAACGCCCACTGCGGCTGGATCGAAGGCAAAGCGGTCAAGGATATCGATGATGTTGGAGTAATAGGCGAAGGCCGGTTCGGCGGCGATTACGCCGGAGCCTGGGAAGGCACCTTCTACTTCAGAGGGGAATGCTTCGGAAAGACCTGGGCGAAAACCTATCCGCCCGGCGACGGCAAGTTCTACGGGATGTAGGCGACAAATCAAGAAAGGAGAAGCAATGAAGAAAATCATATCCGTGGCCCTTATTCTTCTGGCGGTAGGACTGATTGCGGCCGCCAGCGATCCCGCGGAGTCCAAGGCGGTACAGGAGCCTGATGATCCCCTCATGTACATATACTGGTCAGGGCACGGCACCGGTGCATGGCGGGAGTTCGAAATCTACTACGATATGGAAACACGACTCTTCGAAGGCAAGTGGCGTAACGGCGAGCGCAGAGGATGGATCAGAGGCGAGGCTGTAGAGGATATAGACAATGTCGGAGTTATAGGAGTAGGAACGTTCGGCGGAGACTGGTCGGGAACCTGGAAAGGAACCTTTTACTTCAGAGGCGAGTGCTTCGGCGAAACCAGGGCAACCACCTTTCCGCCCGGATCAGGAACATTCTGGGGTATCTAAAGATACCTCACGCCGGCACTCGTTCCGGCGCGGGGACCCCTAATTACTCCTTGTGCCCTTTAGGGTAAAAGATCGCAGGGGATAAAAGAGAATAGTTTGACCCCTCATAAGCTGTGAGCTGTCAGCGCGTAGACTTCAGCTCAAATACGTCAGTCCCGTTATCTCCCGAACTTCCTTCATCGTTGCTTGAGCGATCTGGCGGGCCCGATCCGTGCCGTCTCTAATGATCTCCTTAACCCCATCCAGGTTGGCCATAAGCTCCTTCTGGCGCTCCTGGATCGGCTCAAGCACTGCAAGGATGTTCTTTATAAGAATCGCCTTGCAGTCCAGGCAGCCGAAGCCTGCCTTCCTGCACTCTTTGGCGCAGTAGGCCTGCTCCTCCTTGGATGAGAAGAACTCCTGCCAGGTAAAGATGTTGCAGATGTCAGGGTTGCCCGGATCTGTGCGTTTTACCCGTGCCGGGTCGGTAACGCCCTGCTTGTTTATCTTCTCCCGGATCACGTCAGGCTCGTCATCAAGATAGATGCAGTTATCAAGGCTCTTGGACATCCGGTTCTTTCCGTCAAGCCCGATCACCCGCGCCTGGCTACCGATTATCTCCCTCGGCTCTGGGAAGAAGGAACCGAACCGCGCGTTGAACGCTCGCGCGATCTCACGGGTCAATTCGAGATGCGGGCGCTGATCCTCACCCACCGGCACGGCGACCGACTTGTAGATCAGGATGTCTGCGGCCATGAGCACCGGATAGTTAAACAGGCCCATGTTGACGTTGTCCGGTTGCTGGCGCGCCTTCTCCTTGAACGTGGGCACCCGCTGAATCCAGGGGAGAGGAGTCACCGTGGCCAGTATCCAGG
The DNA window shown above is from candidate division TA06 bacterium B3_TA06 and carries:
- the thiL gene encoding thiamine-phosphate kinase, whose amino-acid sequence is MLNLEDLGEEGFLERLATWVKTRNPAVRISIGDDALVLRDGTVVTSDSYEEGVHFSRLYFSPEDIGFKAAAATLSDLAAMGAEPICFLLNLFAPPRCEIDFLKRLYSGMEEVCGRLGVEIAGGDSVASDKLILSCTALGKTTDPLLRSGALAGDLLYLSGFPGLSRVGQQALRRGVEGFEDAKRRHLRPQPRIALGIALRGKVSACMDVSDGISTDAGRLAKASKVKLVVEYERLPRHPELLAFAEQYGGHWDSLALNGGEDYELLFTASHDLPDCIADLPIHRIGRIEEGKGAFLEIGGELRPLLPKGWDHFSK
- the trpS gene encoding tryptophan--tRNA ligase codes for the protein MSRQRIFSGIQPSGRLHIGNYLGAISQFVPLQKEYECIFGIVDLHAMTQIYKSKEMSQRIINAAVNYLACGLDPNKATLMLQSGVQEHAELAWILATVTPLPWIQRVPTFKEKARQQPDNVNMGLFNYPVLMAADILIYKSVAVPVGEDQRPHLELTREIARAFNARFGSFFPEPREIIGSQARVIGLDGKNRMSKSLDNCIYLDDEPDVIREKINKQGVTDPARVKRTDPGNPDICNIFTWQEFFSSKEEQAYCAKECRKAGFGCLDCKAILIKNILAVLEPIQERQKELMANLDGVKEIIRDGTDRARQIAQATMKEVREITGLTYLS